From Streptomyces sp. TLI_053, a single genomic window includes:
- a CDS encoding glycosyl hydrolase family 18 protein: protein MVGLTLGLAPSASAGEFLVNGGFESGALGPWSCSGGTGSVVTGQSHGGSYALAGAASAGDSARCAQTVTVAPNTAYTLSAYVKGSYVYLGVDGGTSTWTPGTGGAYQKLSVAFTTGATQTSATVYTHGWYGQGTYYADDVSLDGPGAPSPTATPTVTPTVTPTVTPTVTPTVTPTVTPTVTPTGTPTSPPPGSKALVGYLHASFANGAGYTRVADVPDSWDFINLSFGEPTSVTSGDIRFNRCPATECPTVESDADFKAAIAAKRAKGKKVLISIGGQNGQVQLTTTAARDAFVSSVSAIIDKWGLDGLDIDFEGHSLSLQTGDTDFKNPTSPVIVNLISAIRTLKAKYGPNFVLTMAPETFFVQLGYQYYGSGPWGGQDPRAGAYLPVIHALRDDLTLLHVQDYNSGSIMGLDNQYHSMGGADFHVAMTDLLLKGFPVAGNTNNVFPPLPASKVAIGMPATTNAGNGYVAPAEVNKALDCLTKLANCGSYVPRAGAQPGLRGLMTWSINWDQFGGREFSKNFDSYFRR, encoded by the coding sequence ATGGTCGGCCTCACCCTGGGCCTCGCGCCCAGCGCCTCGGCCGGGGAGTTCCTGGTCAACGGCGGCTTCGAGAGCGGTGCCCTCGGTCCCTGGAGCTGCTCCGGCGGCACCGGCAGCGTCGTCACCGGCCAGTCCCACGGCGGGAGTTACGCCCTCGCCGGGGCCGCCTCGGCGGGCGACAGCGCCCGCTGCGCGCAGACCGTCACCGTCGCGCCGAACACCGCCTACACGCTCAGCGCCTACGTCAAGGGCTCGTACGTCTACCTCGGCGTGGACGGCGGCACCTCGACCTGGACGCCCGGCACCGGCGGCGCGTACCAGAAGCTGAGTGTCGCCTTCACCACCGGCGCCACCCAGACCAGCGCCACCGTCTACACCCACGGCTGGTACGGCCAGGGCACCTACTACGCGGACGACGTCTCGCTGGACGGCCCCGGTGCCCCCAGCCCGACCGCGACGCCCACCGTCACCCCGACCGTCACCCCCACGGTGACGCCGACCGTGACGCCGACGGTCACCCCCACGGTGACCCCGACCGTCACGCCCACCGGCACCCCGACCTCCCCGCCGCCCGGCTCCAAGGCCCTGGTCGGCTACCTGCACGCGAGCTTCGCCAACGGTGCCGGTTACACCCGGGTGGCCGACGTCCCGGACTCGTGGGACTTCATCAACCTCTCCTTCGGCGAGCCGACCTCCGTCACCTCGGGCGACATCAGGTTCAACCGCTGCCCGGCCACCGAGTGCCCGACCGTCGAGTCCGACGCCGACTTCAAGGCCGCCATCGCGGCCAAGCGCGCCAAGGGCAAGAAGGTGCTGATCTCGATCGGCGGCCAGAACGGCCAGGTGCAGCTCACCACCACCGCCGCCCGCGACGCGTTCGTCAGCTCGGTCTCGGCGATCATCGACAAGTGGGGCCTGGACGGCCTGGACATCGACTTCGAGGGCCACTCGCTGTCGCTCCAGACCGGCGACACCGACTTCAAGAACCCGACCAGCCCGGTGATCGTCAACCTGATCTCGGCGATCCGCACGCTCAAGGCCAAGTACGGCCCGAACTTCGTGCTGACCATGGCGCCGGAGACCTTCTTCGTCCAACTCGGCTACCAGTACTACGGTTCCGGCCCCTGGGGCGGCCAGGATCCGCGGGCCGGCGCCTACCTGCCGGTCATCCACGCCCTGCGCGACGACCTGACCCTGCTGCACGTCCAGGACTACAACTCCGGCTCCATCATGGGCCTGGACAACCAGTACCACTCGATGGGCGGCGCCGACTTCCACGTCGCGATGACCGACCTGCTGCTCAAGGGCTTCCCGGTGGCGGGCAACACCAACAACGTGTTCCCGCCGCTGCCCGCCTCCAAGGTCGCCATCGGCATGCCGGCCACCACCAACGCGGGCAACGGCTACGTCGCCCCGGCCGAGGTCAACAAGGCGCTGGACTGCCTCACCAAGCTCGCCAACTGCGGGAGCTACGTGCCCAGGGCGGGCGCCCAGCCCGGCCTGCGCGGTCTGATGACCTGGTCCATCAACTGGGACCAGTTCGGCGGCCGGGAGTTCTCGAAGAACTTCGACTCCTACTTCCGCCGCTGA
- a CDS encoding MerR family transcriptional regulator: MRIGELSERTGASRRLLRYYEEQGLIVAGRCANGYRSYDGATVDRVLQVRGLLDAGLPTRIIKQILPCLDKPRTIHFEHATPEMIATLERELAGMSERISCLTRNRDAIAEYLEAVRVDR, encoded by the coding sequence ATGCGGATCGGCGAGCTGTCCGAGCGGACCGGGGCGTCCCGGCGGCTGCTGCGGTACTACGAGGAGCAGGGGCTGATCGTGGCCGGGCGCTGCGCCAACGGCTACCGCTCCTACGACGGGGCGACGGTGGACCGGGTGCTGCAGGTCCGGGGGCTGCTGGACGCGGGGCTGCCGACCCGGATCATCAAACAGATCCTGCCCTGTCTCGACAAGCCCCGCACCATCCACTTCGAGCACGCCACCCCGGAGATGATCGCCACCCTGGAGCGGGAGCTGGCCGGGATGAGCGAGCGGATCTCCTGTCTGACCCGCAACCGGGACGCGATCGCGGAGTACCTGGAGGCGGTCCGGGTGGACCGCTGA
- a CDS encoding MFS transporter, with translation MPTTPRTTVRTAPATTPPATAPTAPAPATLPLPALLALATAVFVTALTETLPAGVLPAMSADLGVGESAMGQAVTVYAVGTALTAVPLTAATAGWGRRRLLLTAMVGFAAANTVTALSGSYPLTMAARFLAGVAAGLAWALLAGYARLLAPPALQGRAIAVAMAGLPVALSLGVPAGTFLGDALGWWVPFLLMTAVAVGVTGWIAVAVPEAPGRARGERTPVLRSLAVPGVGPVLAVTVVLVLAHTVLYTYIAPFLDRRGMGGATDAVLLAFGAASLLSIWFTGAHIQRRLRALTVGGALLIAAAAAVLGLAAGSTFAVYAAAALWGLGWGGLPTLLQTAVGDAGGEQADAAQTMLVTLWNAAMAGGGVAGGLLLDRLGAGSLPWAVLLLLLAVLAIVLAARTHGFPARRPGPAA, from the coding sequence ATGCCGACCACGCCACGGACGACCGTCCGGACCGCCCCAGCCACCACCCCGCCCGCCACCGCACCCACCGCCCCGGCCCCGGCGACGCTGCCCCTGCCCGCCCTGCTGGCCCTCGCCACCGCCGTCTTCGTCACCGCCCTCACCGAGACCCTGCCGGCCGGCGTGCTGCCCGCGATGAGCGCCGACCTCGGCGTCGGCGAGTCCGCCATGGGCCAGGCCGTCACCGTCTACGCCGTCGGCACCGCCCTCACCGCCGTCCCGCTCACCGCGGCCACCGCCGGCTGGGGCCGCCGACGCCTGCTGCTCACCGCCATGGTCGGCTTCGCCGCCGCCAACACCGTCACCGCGCTGTCCGGCAGCTACCCGCTCACCATGGCCGCCCGCTTCCTCGCCGGGGTCGCCGCCGGTCTCGCCTGGGCCCTGCTCGCCGGGTACGCCCGCCTGCTCGCACCGCCCGCGCTCCAGGGCCGGGCGATCGCCGTCGCGATGGCCGGGCTGCCGGTCGCCCTGTCGCTGGGTGTGCCCGCCGGGACCTTCCTCGGCGACGCGCTCGGCTGGTGGGTGCCGTTCCTGCTGATGACCGCGGTCGCGGTCGGGGTGACCGGCTGGATCGCCGTGGCCGTCCCCGAGGCGCCCGGCCGGGCCCGCGGCGAACGGACCCCGGTGCTGCGCTCCCTCGCCGTCCCCGGGGTGGGCCCGGTGCTCGCCGTGACCGTCGTCCTCGTCCTCGCCCACACCGTCCTCTACACCTACATCGCGCCCTTCCTCGACCGGCGCGGCATGGGCGGCGCCACCGACGCGGTGCTGCTCGCCTTCGGCGCGGCCTCGCTGCTGAGCATCTGGTTCACCGGCGCGCACATCCAGCGCCGGCTGCGCGCGCTCACCGTCGGCGGCGCGCTGCTGATCGCCGCCGCGGCCGCCGTGCTCGGCCTGGCCGCCGGCAGCACCTTCGCCGTGTACGCGGCCGCCGCGCTGTGGGGACTCGGCTGGGGCGGTCTGCCCACCCTGCTGCAGACCGCCGTCGGCGACGCGGGCGGCGAGCAGGCGGACGCCGCGCAGACGATGCTGGTCACCCTGTGGAACGCGGCGATGGCCGGCGGGGGCGTGGCCGGCGGCCTGCTGCTGGACCGGCTCGGCGCGGGCTCCCTCCCGTGGGCGGTGCTGCTCCTGCTGCTGGCCGTGCTCGCGATCGTGCTCGCCGCCCGCACCCACGGCTTCCCGGCCCGCCGTCCGGGGCCCGCGGCCTGA
- a CDS encoding response regulator transcription factor has translation MSAADGPGGPWEPGGPKVRVVVADDDALLRAGVSLVLETDDRIEVVGQAADGLAAVALCRTLLPDVVLMDVRMPGVDGVEATRRIVAAGLPTRVLVLTTFHHDDYVWGALRAGAAGFLLKRASAERLVDAVHTLAAGESVLDPAVTRDLVAQVVGSGGGRPPPEPEDTRLAQLTAREREVLRLAAEGRSNQEIAALLVLAESTVKTHMKRILAKIDARDRAQAVAISYRGGLMPHRGPAGGF, from the coding sequence GTGAGCGCCGCCGACGGGCCGGGCGGGCCCTGGGAGCCCGGCGGCCCCAAGGTGCGGGTCGTGGTCGCGGACGACGACGCGCTGCTGCGGGCCGGGGTCTCGCTGGTGCTGGAGACGGACGACCGGATCGAGGTGGTCGGCCAGGCCGCCGACGGGCTGGCCGCCGTCGCCCTCTGCCGGACGCTGCTGCCGGACGTGGTGCTGATGGACGTCCGGATGCCCGGGGTCGACGGGGTGGAGGCGACCCGCCGGATCGTCGCCGCCGGCCTCCCCACCCGGGTGCTGGTGCTGACCACCTTCCACCACGACGACTACGTGTGGGGCGCGCTGCGCGCCGGGGCGGCCGGCTTCCTGCTGAAGCGGGCCTCGGCCGAGCGGCTCGTCGACGCGGTGCACACACTGGCCGCGGGCGAGTCCGTGCTCGACCCGGCGGTCACCCGGGACCTGGTCGCCCAGGTGGTCGGCTCCGGTGGCGGCCGGCCGCCGCCGGAGCCGGAGGACACCCGGCTCGCCCAGCTGACGGCGCGGGAGCGGGAGGTCCTGCGGCTGGCCGCCGAGGGGCGTTCGAACCAGGAGATCGCGGCGCTGCTGGTGCTCGCCGAGTCGACGGTGAAGACCCATATGAAGCGGATCCTGGCGAAGATCGACGCCCGGGACCGCGCGCAGGCGGTGGCCATCTCCTACCGCGGCGGCCTGATGCCGCACCGGGGCCCGGCGGGCGGCTTCTAG
- a CDS encoding sensor histidine kinase: MSPPPHPRAIRTAPVPRAVPAPPATDVPGAPGMFDVPGAAAVPGVPAVPAIPGVPAVPRPRAAGAAAARFLRAVRAVPAGHWDLALAGGFLLLMAVERTGSADRLHGGLPLALALSTAVAAPLAVRRTRPLAGYLVGAAALSLEALFVLPGTVSPYADLVGLYSLGLYAPRRRAWFGPFAALLGMAAYFADLGHDYPVIPAGVLFLWLLGWAVGYGTARRAEEREAARWRLRREVVAEERARLARELHDSVGHTLNVVLVQAGAARRLLDRDPERTRELLSGMEHTGRDALDDLDRVLGLLRRGGDGEYGDDGEGAAPQPGLADLERLAGRLGQAGPRVRVRIDPAARRVPRSLDVSAYRIVQEALTNTVKHAGARTVEVTVRCAGGRLAVEVRDDGRGAPAGYTPGRGLLGVAERVSMLGGRVEHGPIGAEGPGGPAGSDGPDRPGGPGGPDRPGGPGGPGGPGGFRLRAELPLP, from the coding sequence ATGAGCCCGCCGCCGCACCCCCGGGCGATCCGGACCGCACCGGTCCCCCGGGCCGTTCCGGCCCCTCCCGCCACCGACGTCCCCGGCGCGCCCGGCATGTTCGACGTACCCGGTGCAGCCGCCGTCCCCGGCGTACCCGCCGTACCCGCCATACCCGGCGTACCCGCCGTACCCCGGCCCCGGGCGGCCGGAGCCGCCGCGGCCCGGTTCCTCCGCGCGGTCCGGGCGGTGCCGGCCGGGCACTGGGACCTCGCGCTGGCCGGCGGGTTCCTGCTGCTGATGGCCGTCGAACGGACCGGCTCCGCGGACCGCCTGCACGGCGGCCTGCCGCTGGCGCTGGCCCTGAGCACGGCGGTGGCCGCCCCGCTGGCGGTCCGGCGGACCAGGCCGCTGGCCGGCTACCTGGTCGGCGCGGCCGCGCTCTCGCTGGAGGCGCTGTTCGTGCTGCCCGGCACCGTCTCCCCGTACGCGGACCTGGTCGGCCTCTACTCGCTCGGCCTGTACGCGCCCCGGCGGCGGGCCTGGTTCGGGCCGTTCGCCGCCCTGCTCGGCATGGCCGCCTACTTCGCCGACCTCGGGCACGACTACCCGGTCATCCCGGCCGGGGTGCTCTTCCTCTGGCTGCTCGGCTGGGCGGTCGGCTACGGCACCGCGCGGCGGGCCGAGGAACGGGAGGCCGCCCGGTGGCGGCTGCGCCGGGAGGTGGTCGCCGAGGAGCGCGCCCGGCTGGCCCGCGAGCTGCACGACTCCGTCGGCCACACCCTGAACGTGGTGCTGGTCCAGGCCGGGGCCGCCCGTCGGCTGCTCGACCGCGATCCCGAACGCACCCGGGAACTGCTCTCCGGGATGGAGCACACCGGGCGGGACGCGCTCGACGACCTCGACCGGGTGCTCGGCCTGCTGCGGCGCGGCGGCGACGGCGAGTACGGCGACGACGGCGAGGGGGCGGCCCCGCAGCCGGGGCTCGCCGACCTGGAGCGGCTGGCCGGGCGGCTCGGCCAGGCCGGACCGAGGGTGCGGGTGCGGATCGACCCGGCGGCCCGGCGGGTGCCGCGCAGCCTGGACGTGTCGGCCTACCGGATCGTCCAGGAGGCGCTCACCAACACCGTCAAGCACGCCGGTGCCCGGACCGTCGAGGTCACCGTCCGCTGCGCCGGCGGGCGGCTCGCCGTCGAGGTGCGCGACGACGGCCGGGGCGCCCCGGCCGGGTACACGCCCGGCCGGGGGCTGCTGGGCGTGGCCGAGCGGGTGTCGATGCTCGGCGGCCGGGTCGAGCACGGGCCGATCGGCGCCGAGGGCCCGGGCGGACCCGCCGGATCCGACGGTCCCGACAGACCGGGCGGACCCGGGGGGCCCGACAGACCGGGCGGACCCGGGGGGCCCGGCGGCCCCGGCGGGTTCCGGCTGCGCGCCGAACTGCCGCTCCCGTGA